A region from the Cryptosporangium arvum DSM 44712 genome encodes:
- the ccrA gene encoding crotonyl-CoA carboxylase/reductase, whose protein sequence is MKQILEAILSDELDAVGGLEVPESYRGVVVRKDEVDMFAGRATRDKDPRESLHVQEVATPELGPGEALVAVMASAVNYNTVWTSIFEPLSTFGFLERYGRLSPLTKRHDLPYHVVGSDLAGVVLRTGPGVNLWKPGDEVVAHCLSVELESHEGHDDTMLDPEQRIWGFETNFGGLAELALVKSNQLMPKPAHLSWEEAASPGLVNSTAYRQLVSTNGAAMKLGDTVLIWGASGGLGSYATQMALASGATPVCVVSSPDKADIVRSMGAELVIDRTAESYRFWKDENNQDPREWRRFGAKIRELTGGKDPDIVFEHPGRETFGASVFVARKGGTIVTCASTSGYLHQFDNRYLWMNLKRIIGSHFANYREAYLANDLIATGKIHPTLSKVYPLEQTGQAAYDVHQNLHQGKVGVLGLAPEEGLGVRDEEKRSRYVDAINRFRSR, encoded by the coding sequence GTGAAGCAGATCCTCGAAGCGATCCTGTCTGACGAGCTGGACGCCGTAGGCGGTCTCGAGGTGCCGGAGTCCTACCGCGGCGTGGTGGTCCGGAAAGACGAAGTGGACATGTTCGCCGGGCGCGCCACCCGCGACAAGGACCCGCGCGAGTCGCTGCACGTCCAGGAGGTGGCGACGCCGGAGCTCGGACCGGGCGAGGCGCTCGTCGCCGTGATGGCCAGCGCGGTCAACTACAACACCGTCTGGACGTCGATCTTCGAACCGCTCTCGACGTTCGGGTTCCTGGAGCGCTACGGCCGGCTCTCGCCGCTGACCAAGCGGCACGACCTGCCGTACCACGTCGTCGGGTCGGACCTGGCCGGCGTCGTGCTGCGCACCGGGCCCGGAGTGAACCTGTGGAAGCCCGGCGACGAGGTCGTCGCGCACTGCCTGTCGGTGGAACTCGAGTCGCACGAGGGCCACGACGACACGATGCTCGACCCCGAGCAGCGCATCTGGGGATTCGAGACGAACTTCGGCGGGCTGGCCGAGCTGGCGCTGGTGAAGTCCAATCAGCTGATGCCCAAGCCGGCGCACCTGTCCTGGGAAGAGGCGGCGTCACCGGGGCTGGTCAACTCCACCGCCTACCGTCAGCTGGTCAGCACCAACGGCGCCGCGATGAAGCTCGGTGACACCGTGTTGATCTGGGGCGCCTCCGGGGGCCTCGGTTCGTACGCCACCCAGATGGCGCTGGCGTCGGGGGCGACCCCGGTGTGCGTGGTCTCGAGTCCCGACAAGGCGGACATCGTCCGCTCGATGGGCGCGGAACTGGTGATCGACCGGACCGCGGAGAGTTACCGGTTCTGGAAGGACGAGAACAACCAGGACCCCCGCGAGTGGCGCCGTTTCGGCGCGAAGATCCGAGAACTGACCGGGGGCAAAGACCCCGACATCGTGTTCGAACACCCGGGCCGCGAGACATTCGGCGCGAGCGTCTTTGTGGCCCGAAAGGGCGGAACGATCGTCACGTGTGCGTCGACGTCCGGATATCTCCATCAGTTCGACAATCGTTACCTGTGGATGAACCTGAAGCGCATTATCGGATCGCATTTCGCGAACTACCGAGAGGCGTATCTCGCTAACGATCTGATCGCCACCGGGAAGATTCATCCGACGCTGTCGAAGGTGTACCCGCTCGAGCAGACCGGGCAGGCCGCCTACGACGTCCACCAGAACCTGCACCAGGGGAAGGTCGGCGTGCTCGGCCTGGCCCCGGAGGAGGGTCTCGGGGTCCGGGACGAGGAGAAGCGCAGCCGGTACGTGGACGCGATCAACCGGTTCCGCTCCCGCTGA
- a CDS encoding cell division protein DivIVA: MQPTPTDNNMSFFDSSNTDPGFTIALRGYDRHQVNEHLQRLNTELSQHQSTKSEAEQKLAEAQHRVRAVEQQLTALQQQMRSQQKQLQENSKPTLSGLGTRVEQLLRLAEEQANEHRTEAEKKAEETLSAARLQARELTEKARAEAQAVKVGAERDAAGVKEGAEREAAEIRGEVNREIESNRATADREVRQARSTADHEVAELKARVHREVAQLQATAEREATQLRAAAKQETEQLRNKVKAETEQLRTTVRQESEQLRTEATREAEQKRGEASRILAEAREKRDNDLQELELNLAERRERAEQEESQRHAAAVAETQKLVGEAEQRARVAETRAREVEAHTESRRKAAEAQAKDIVEKARALAEKTVNEARAEADRLVSDATANAEHNTTQAKRQVAELTTQRDAITTQLGQLREMLAGLVGGGAAAATVAKAAEAAKVEPAEAPSANGRG, from the coding sequence ATGCAGCCGACCCCCACCGACAACAACATGTCGTTCTTCGACTCCTCGAACACTGATCCCGGCTTCACCATCGCGCTGCGGGGGTACGACCGGCACCAGGTGAACGAGCACTTACAGCGGCTCAACACCGAGCTGAGCCAGCACCAGTCGACGAAATCCGAGGCCGAGCAGAAGCTCGCCGAGGCCCAGCACCGCGTGCGCGCCGTCGAGCAGCAGCTCACCGCGCTGCAGCAGCAGATGCGCAGCCAGCAGAAGCAGCTCCAGGAGAACTCGAAGCCGACGCTCTCCGGCCTCGGCACCCGGGTCGAGCAGCTGCTGCGTCTGGCCGAGGAGCAGGCCAACGAGCACCGCACCGAGGCGGAGAAGAAGGCCGAGGAGACGCTGTCGGCCGCTCGCCTCCAGGCGCGTGAGCTCACCGAGAAGGCCCGCGCCGAGGCGCAGGCGGTCAAGGTCGGGGCCGAGCGGGACGCCGCGGGGGTCAAGGAAGGCGCCGAGCGCGAGGCCGCCGAGATCCGCGGCGAGGTCAACCGCGAGATCGAGAGCAACCGCGCCACCGCCGACCGCGAGGTCCGGCAGGCCCGGTCGACGGCCGACCACGAGGTCGCCGAGCTCAAGGCACGGGTGCACCGCGAGGTGGCGCAGCTGCAGGCCACCGCCGAGCGGGAGGCCACCCAGCTGCGCGCCGCGGCCAAGCAGGAGACCGAGCAGCTGCGCAACAAGGTCAAGGCCGAGACCGAGCAGCTGCGCACCACCGTGCGCCAGGAGAGCGAGCAGCTGCGCACCGAGGCCACCCGCGAAGCCGAGCAGAAGCGTGGCGAGGCGAGCCGCATCCTGGCCGAGGCGCGCGAGAAGCGCGACAACGACCTCCAGGAGCTCGAGCTCAACCTGGCCGAGCGCCGCGAGCGGGCCGAGCAGGAAGAGTCGCAGCGGCACGCCGCCGCGGTCGCCGAGACGCAGAAGCTGGTCGGCGAGGCCGAGCAGCGCGCCCGCGTCGCCGAGACCCGCGCCCGCGAGGTCGAGGCCCACACCGAGTCCCGCCGGAAGGCCGCCGAGGCCCAGGCCAAGGACATCGTGGAGAAGGCACGCGCGCTCGCCGAGAAGACCGTCAACGAGGCACGCGCCGAGGCCGACCGCCTGGTGTCCGACGCCACCGCGAACGCCGAGCACAACACCACGCAGGCCAAGCGTCAGGTCGCGGAGCTCACCACGCAGCGCGACGCGATCACCACCCAGCTGGGTCAGCTGCGCGAGATGCTCGCCGGCCTGGTCGGTGGCGGCGCGGCGGCGGCCACGGTGGCGAAGGCCGCCGAGGCGGCCAAGGTCGAGCCGGCCGAGGCCCCCAGCGCCAACGGGCGGGGCTGA